The following nucleotide sequence is from Bacillus sp. (in: firmicutes).
GGGGAGCGTACTCGTGAAGGAAACGACCTTTACCATGAAATGAGCGATTCTGGCGTTATTAAGAAAACAGCGATGGTATTTGGTCAGATGAACGAGCCACCTGGAGCACGTCAACGTGTTGCTTTAACAGGATTAACAATGGCTGAATATTTCCGTGATGAGCAAGGACAAGACGTGTTATTCTTTATTGATAACATCTTCCGTTTCACACAAGCAGGTTCTGAGGTGTCTGCGTTACTTGGACGTATGCCATCTGCCGTTGGTTACCAACCAACACTTGCTACTGAAATGGGTCAATTACAAGAACGTATCACATCTACTAACGTAGGTTCAGTTACATCTATCCAAGCGATTTATGTACCAGCGGATGACTATACAGACCCGGCTCCAGCGACAACTTTCGCTCACTTAGATGCAACAACAAACCTTGAGCGTAAGCTTTCTGAGATGGGTATTTATCCAGCGGTGGACCCACTTGCATCAACTTCACGTGCATTAGCACCTGAAATTGTTGGAGAAGAACACTATTCTGTTGCTCGTCAAGTACAGCAAACATTACAAAGATATAGAGAATTACAGGATATTATTGCGATTCTAGGTATGGATGAGCTTTCTGATGAAGATAAGCTAGTCGTATCACGTGCTCGTCGTATCCAATTCTTCTTGTCACAAAACTTCCACGTTGCTGAACAATTTACTGGACAAGCAGGTTCTTATGTCCCAGTAAATGAAACAGTACGTGGCTTCAAGGAAATCCTTGAAGGAAAATATGACGATCTTCCAGAAGATGCATTCCGTCTAGTTGGACGTATCGAAGAAGTTGTTGAAAAAGCAAAAGCAATGGCTTAAGATGCCTCAGATTTTCAAAGGAAGTTTTTCGAGCAAGCTCGAAAAAATCTGGGCAACAAATACGCCAAGGCGCATTTGATTCTAGAAGTGGGAAATGGGAAATGAGAGAATCTCATTTCTCACATCTTACAACTCACCTCTAGAATAGGAGGTTATCTAATGAAGACAACAAAAGTCAGTGTAGTTACTCCTGATGGCGCTGTAGTTGAATCAGATGTGGAAATGGTAAGTGTGAAAGCAATTAGCGGTGAACTTGGTATTTTACCAGGTCATATTCCGTTAGTAGCCCCATTAGCCATTAGTGCTGTTCGCCTAAAGAATGGCAACACAACTGAACAAGTTGCTGTTAGCGGTGGCTTCGTTGAAGTAAGACCTGATAAAGTGACTATTTTAGCCCAAGCAGCTGAACTAGCATCAGAAATCGATGTTGATCGTGCACGTGCAGCAAAAGAGCGTGCCGAACGTCGCATGCAACAAGCAAAATCAGACGATGTTGATTTTAAACGTGCTGAATTTGCCTTAAAGCGTGCTATTAACCGTTTGAATGTCGGCGGACGTTCTTAGTACAAAAAAACCTAAAGAGGGTTCAATTGGATCTTTCTTTAGGTTTATTTTTTTATGTATGTAAGTTTAAAAACGTTTGTTACCGTGGAATAATTTTATTTGCGAAATTGTCGATTATTTTAAATAAAAATGTGATAAAAGATACAGACTTAATCATAGAAAAGAACAAATGTCAACATATCCAAATTATTTTTCATGTTTTTTTGCGATATTTATGAACGTTTGTCGACACAATTATACGTATTTGCTATAATAGTGTCGGCATTAAAATTTAGAAAATACCGATTTGGGGGGGATGGTATGGACAGTTTACTGCTGTACCAAAACAATTATTTAATTGTAGTTGTTTTTCTGTTATTGGGTATTATACTACCAGTTGGAGCGTTAACGCTCGGACGATTTTTAAGACCTTTTAAGCCTTCAACAGAAAAGTACACAACCTATGAAAGCGGTCTCGAACCTTTTCACGAAGCTAGGGTGCAATTTAATGTTCGTTATTATATCTTTGCCTTAATGTTTGTTATTTTTGATGTGGAGACGGTCTTTTTATATCCATGGGCAGTTGCCTATGATAAATTAGGCATCTTTGCATTAATTGAAATGGTAATTTTCGTTGCAATGCTTACCATCGGTTTAATTTATGCATGGAAAAAGAAGGTGTTAAAGTGGACTTAAAATTAGAGGATATTACACCGGAAGAACAAGAAGAGTTTAATCGTAACGTTTTTTTAACAACAGTTGAAGAAATTAAAGCTTGGGCTCGCAGAGGCTCGATTTGGCCAATGACTTTCGGGCTAGCATGTTGTGCAATAGAAATGATGGCAGCAGGTGGTGCACATTTTGATATCTCTCGTATTGGTAAAGAGGTATTCCGTGCATCACCGCGTCATGCCGATTGTATGATTGTTGCAGGAACGGTTACGAAGAAAATGGCGCCAATCTTACGTCGTCTTTATGATCAAATGGCAGAGCCAAAGTGGGTCATTGCGATGGGAGTTTGTGCAACAGCTGGGGGTCCTTATGTGAAATCCTACGCAGTTGTAAAAGGTGTGGACCAAATCGTGCCTGTTGACGTTTATATTCCAGGCTGCCCTCCAAATCCAGCTGCTTTACTTTATGGTTTGCATAAATTGGAGGAAAAAATCCGCCTTGAAGCGAAGACTGGAAAGCGGGTGATGTAACAAATGAGTGAGAAGGATTTAGAGCAATTGAAGAAAGAAGCTGCCGAAAAAGCAAAAGCAGCAGCATTAAGAAAAATGGCTGAAAAGCAAGGTGCAGGACAAGCTAATACTACTGATTCAGCTCCATCAGCAACGGAGCCAGCAGGCGCGGATGCAAAAGCGAAGGCGGCTGCTGCCGCGAAGGCTAAAGCTGCTGCGGCAGCTAAGGCAAAGGCAGCGGCACTTGCGAAACAGCAAGGGGGAGCAGAAGCTACAGAAGATAGTGATGCTGGAGCAGCGGCTCTTGCAGCAGCTGGACCAGACGCTGACGATGCAGAAAAGGCAGCTTCAGCAGGGGCTGCAGCGGCTTTACAAGCCGAAGGTGCAACAGCTCTTCCAGAAGGCACTGATGACAAAGCAAAAGCGATTGCCGCCGCTAAGGCAAAGGCAGCCGCGGCAGCGAAAGCAAAAGCTGCGGCAGCAGCAAAAGCGAAGGCTGCTGGGGGCACGACATCTGAAGCTGGCGGTGTAACAGCTGGTGATGATGAGAAAGCGAAGGCAATTGCCGCAGCAAAAGCAAAAGCTGCCGCAGCTGCAGCCGCAAAGGCAAAAGCAGCAGGCGGTGCAACAGCTGGAGCTAGTGATGATAAGGCGAAGGCAATCGCCGCAGCGAAAGCAAAAGCCGCTGCGCTTGCAAAAGCAAAATCAGAAGGCGCAGGAGCTGATGCGGGCGTTGAAGCAGCACCAGAAACGCCGTCTCCAAATCAACCGTATTTGGATAAATATATTAAGGTGATAAAAGACCATCTTGGTGATGACGTCCTAGAAGCTGCTTACATAAACAAGCTTTCTCTAGACGTGCCAACATTGGTTGCAAAGCCGCAAAACTATTTTAAAATAGCCGAATTTCTAAAATATAACGAACAGCTTGGCTTTGATTATTTATCAGAGCATCATGGCTCAGATTTCGAAACACATATGGAAGTTTACAATCATCTATACTCTTATAAAAATCGCCAATCTGTTGCATTAAAAGTAAAAATTGATCGGAACAACCCAGAAATCGACTCTTTAACGCCACTATGGCCTGGCGCTGATTGGCCTGAAAGAGAATCGTATGATCTTTTGGGAATTAGCTATACGAACCATCCAAACTTAACTAGAATCATGCTTACAGACGATTGGGTTGGACACCCACTTCGTAAAGACTACGAGCAGTATGATGTGGAGGTGTAGCAAATGACTTATAAAATAGAAGAATTGCTACTCAACGTTGGTCCTCAGCATCCAAGTACACATGGAGTATTCCGGGTTATCTTAAAGCTAGATGGTGAAATTATTAAAGAAGCTACACCTGTAATCGGTTACTTGCATCGCGGAACGGAGAAGCTAGCAGAAGACTTACAATATACACAAATTATTCCATACACGGATAGAATGGATTACTTGTCAGCGATGACGAATAACTATACAGTTGTTCATACAGTTGAAACAATGATGGGCTTAGAAATTCCTGAAAAAGCGGAGTACTTACGCATAATTGCAATGGAGCTCGGCAGAGTTGCCAGCCACTTAATCGCGTTTGGTACTTTTCTAATGGATTTAGGTGCGACAAGTCCTTTCATGTATGCTGTTCGTGAACGTGAAATGATTCTCAACTTATTGAATGAATTATGCGGTGCGCGCATTACTTTTAATTATATGCGTGTTGGTGGGGTAAAATGGGATGCACCAGACGGCTGGATTGAAAAAGTGAAAGAGTTCATTCCATATATGCGTGAAAAAGCAAAAGGCTATCACGATCTAGTAACTGGAAATGAAATTTTCTTATCCCGTGTAAAAGGTGTTGGTGTCATTTCGAAAGAAGATGCCCTTGCTTATTCTTTAAGTGGTACAAACCTTCGCAGTACAGGCATAAAATGGGATCTTCGCAAAGATGAACCATACTCAATTTATGACCGTTTTGATTTCGAAGTACCGGTTGGTGAAAACGGGGATGTTTTTGACCGTTATATGTGTCGCATGCTTGAAGTTATGGAATGTCTGAAAATCGTTGAGCAAGCATGTGAACAATTCCCGAAGGATGGAGACTTCATCGGTAAAGTTCCAAGGATTATTAAAGCTCCAGTAGGTGAGGCGTTTACACGCATTGAAGGTGCCCGCGGTGAAATAGGCTGTTATATTTACAGCGATGGTAAAAAAGAGCCATACCGTTTGAAATTCCGTAGGCCAAGCTTTTACAATCTACAAATCTTTAAAAAGCTTGTTGAAGGTCAAAATATTTCAGATATGGTGGCAATTTTAGCTAGCTTTGATATCGTATTAGGGGAGGTTGATGGATAATGATGCAATCAATTTTACAATCACCTCCAGGCCTTTTGAACTTTGGGATCTACTTTCTGTTAGCAGCATTATTGTTATTTACGATAATCTTGGCCTTTGTTGCTTATTGTATTTTAGCAGAAAGAAAAGTACTAGCCTTTATGCAATCACGTATAGGTCCGAACAAACTAGGGGGACGCTGGGGTTTATTACAAACAGTAGCAGACGTTCTTAAACTACTACTTAAAGAGGATATTATCCCAAAAGCTGTTGATAAACCGTTATTTATTCTTGCACCAATTATTGCATTCGTACCATCTTTCATGGTTATTGCAACGATTCCGTTTACAGATAAATATCAGTTTGCTGACATTGGTGTTGGCGTCCTTTATTATGTAGCCGTTTCTGGTATTTCAATTGTTGGTGTCGTCATGGCTGCATGGTCATCTAACAGTAAATACTCTTTATTAGGTGGGATGCGTGCTGGGGCACAGATGATTTCATATGAAATCCCACTTGTTATGTCAGTGCTAGGTGTCATTCTATTTACGGGCAGTATGAATTTAAATGATATTGTTGCTGCTCAACAAAACTGGGCCTTTATTCTTATGCAGCCAATCGGATTTTTAGTATTTTTCATTTCTGCTAATGCAGAACTTGCTCGTATTCCGTTTGACTTGCCAGAATCAGAGTCAGAGCTTGTTGCAGGTTATCATACAGAGTACTCAGGCTTCCGTATGGCCTTCTTTATGCTATCAGAATATGTGTATTTATTTGCAATGGCAGCGCTAATGACAGTATTATTCCTAGGCGGCTGGAACCCAATTCCGGGCCTTGGCTTTATTCCAGGGGCTGTCTGGTTTGCACTTAAGTTCAGTGCAGTCGTTTATATCTTTATTTGGTTCCGTGCGACATTCCCGCGTCTTAAAGCTGATACATTGATGGAATTCGCTTGGAAAGTATTATTACCAGTTGCATTAGCCAACCTATTTTTATCAGCATTTATTAAAGAATTATTTTTCTAAAGGGGTGAAAGCATGAAGGGCGTATTAAAAGGCTTAGGTTATACCCTGAAGGAATTAACGAAAAAGCCGGTAACATATGATTACCCAAATGAGCCATTGGCCTTGCCTGATCGTTTTCGCGGTATTCAAAAATTTTACCCTGAAAAATGTATCGTCTGTAATCAATGTGCGGCAATTTGTCCGACAGATTGTATTAAACTGACAGGGAAAAAGCACCCGGATCCAAGCAAAAAGGGAAAAATTATTGACACCTATACAATCAATTTCGAAATTTGTATTTTATGTGATTTGTGTACGGAAGTTTGTCCGACTGAAGCGATCATCATGACAAATAACTTTGAGTTAGCGGAATATAGCCGCGATGATTTATATAAAGATTTAAATTATTTGGATGAAAATGACGAGAATATAAGAGAGGTGAATAAGCCATGAGTGGAGAACTGTTAGCGTTTTTTATCCTCGCCCTTATTGCGATTGCTGGCGGGGTTCTAATGTTAAACCTTACAAAGGTGGTCCACATGGTTGTTGCACTGGTATTCACCTTTCTTGCACTAGCCGGTTTGTATGTTACACTGTCAGCTGAATTTGTAGCGATTGTTCAAGTATTAATATACTCCGGTGCGGTTACGATTATTATGCTCTTTGGAATTATGTTAACGAAGCATAATGACGAAGAAGTGAAGAAACCTGGCTTATTGAAAACAGTTTTTGTAACAGCTGGAATTATCGGTTTCTTCCTTGTTATGTATTTCTCAATTAATGACTTAACATTAGGCGAACAAGCGCTCAACCTACATGAAAATAATGTATTGCAAATTGGTACGGAATTATATTCAAAATATATTATTCCATTTGAATTAGTTTCAGTATTATTGCTCGTAGCGTTAATCGGTGCGATTATTCTTTCGAAAAAGGACGACAAGGAGGGCGAAGCTCATGAGTAGTGTTCCTATATCCGTCTACCTTGTACTAGCACTAGTCCTATTTTGTATCGGTTTGTTTGGTGCTCTAACAAAAAGAAATACCGTGATCGTTTTAATTTCAATTGAATTAATGCTGAATGCAGTTAATTTAAATCTTGTAGCTTTTAGTAAGTATGGGGTAAATCCAAGTATCACAGGTCAAGTTTTTTCATTATTTACGATAACTGTAGCAGCAGCTGAAGTAGCCGTTGGTTTAGCGATCTTGATTGCCTTACATCGCAACCGTAGAACAGTTAATATTGATGAAATGAACATAATGAAAAAATAGGAGAAAGTCTCACTTACCTGTGAGTCTGGAAGGGGATTGTGATAAGATGATGGAATATGCATGGCTGATCCCACTGTTTCCACTTCTTTCTTTCGTACTTCTTGTCATTTTTGGTCGAAGTTTAAAAGAAAGCAGTGCCTATGTGGGTATGTTAGCAACATTAGCCTCCCTCTTACTTTCGATCATGGTGCTTTTTGAGCGCCTCAATGGGGAAAATGTGAAGATTGAGGGAACGTGGCTTACAATTGGTGATACTAGCTTAACAGCTGGTTTCGAAGTCAATCAATTAAATGCGTTAATGTTATTTATCGTTTCACTAGTAAGTTTCCTAGTACATATGTATTCGAAAGGATACATGCATGGCGATGAGCGTATCCCTGTGTTTTACAGCTATCTAGGATTATTTACATTTGCAATGCTATCATTAGTAATTTCACCGAATCTCCTGCAAGTTTATATTTTCTGGGAGCTTGTCGGTTTAGGGTCGTTCTTATTAATTGGTTTCTACTTTTTCAAGGAAGAAGCAAGAGCGGCGGCTAAGAAGGCGTTCATTGTAACACGTATCGGTGACGTCGGTTTATTTATCGGGATGATTTTATTATTCTGGCAAGTTGGAAGCTTTGAATATGCAGAGATTTTCGCTGCCGTTGAAAATGGAACAATTTCTACAGGATGGATTACGTTAACAGCGATTTTAATTTTCATTGGAGCTGTTGGAAAGTCTGGTCAGTTTCCACTTCATACATGGTTGCCGGATGCGATGGAAGGTCCGACACCAGTTTCAGCTTTAATCCACGCTGCTACAATGGTTGCAGCAGGGGTGTATTTAGTTGCATCATTATTCCCGTTATTCTCTGCTAGTCCGACTGCAATGACAACTGTTGCAGTTGTCGGTGGAATTACGGCAATTTTCGCAGCATCAATTGGATTAGTACAAAGAGATATTAAGCGCGTTTTAGCTTATTCAACTGTCAGCCAATTAGGTTATATGATGCTTGCTTTAGGGTCTGCTAGTTATGTAGCTAGTGTGTTCCACTTAATGACACACGCTTTCTTTAAAGCGTTATTGTTCCTAGCAGCGGGTTCTGTCATTCACGCTGTTCATACACAGGATATTGAAGAAATGGGTGGATTATGGAAAAAAATGAAGCTAACTGCTCCATTATTTTTAATTGGAACATTGGCAATTAGTGGATTCCCATTACTATCAGGCTTCTTTAGTAAAGATGAAATTTTAATTGCAGCATGGGCAGATGGTCGTTACGGTGTATTCTGGTTAGCTGTTGCTGCTGCATTTTTCACAGCGTTTTACATGTTCCGCTTATTCTTCTTAGTGTTTACGGGGGAAGCACGAGGAGAACAGAAGCATGCTCATGAATCACCAGGTGTGATGACGTTCCCGATGATTATCTTAGGAATTTTAGCGGTTGTCTCAGGTTATGTGAATACACCATGGTTTGGCACATTTTTGGGAGATTGGTTAACAGAAGGTACACACAGCTTCGGACATGCTCATGTTGAAGGTCCAGGCTGGATTATGTTCGTAGCAACAGGGGTTTCATTAGCAGGGATTCTTTTAGCATATTTAATGTACGGTGCAAAAATTTTATCACGCGATTGGCTTGTTAAGCCGTTTCCTGCTTGGTACAAGCTGCTATACAATAAGTACTACATCGATGAAATTTATCATTCTACAGTAGTACTTGGAACACGCGCGTTTGGTTATCTTTTACAAATCGTTGATACTTATATCGTTGGCGGCATTGTAAAAGGAGTTGCTGCTTTAGTTCAAGGAATTGGGCGAGCAGGTGCTAAGCTTCAAGATGGTCAAATCCAGACTTATGGAACAGTTGCCTTCTTTGGTATCGCCGTTCTAGTTGTGATCATTGCGTTGACAGGGGGGTATTTTGGATGAGTAGTCTACTATCAATGTTAGTTTTTTCTCCCCTGCTCGGAATTATCGTTTTAGCGTTCATGCCTAAAACGAATGAAAAAGCAATTAAAATGATGGGATTTGTTGCAACATTGTTGCCGTTATTACTATCATTTGTTGCTTACAGTAAATTTGATTTTAATGCAAAAGGTATTCAGCTTCTTGAGAAGGTTGATTGGATTTCCTTTAACTTAGGTGGGGATTTCCCGTTCATTATTAATTATGAATTAGGTGTAAATGGGTTATCTCTAGTATTGCTTTTATTAACAACTGTTGTGGCAACACTTGCTTCTATTGCTTCTATTTACATTAAGAAGGAATGGAAAGGTTTTTTCATGCTGTTTCTTCTTCTTGAACTTGGAATGCTTGGGGTGTTTGCAGCACAAAACACAGTATTATTCTTTATTTTCTTTGAAATTACCTTAATCCCAACATTCTTCTTAGTTGGTAAGTGGGGTTACGAAGAAAGAATAAAAGCAGCGTATAATTTCTTAATCTATAACGGCTTTGGATCAGCAGTTTTGCTAATCGTCTTTTCGTTGCTGTTTGCCAAAACAGGAACTGCCAATATTGAAGAGTTAAAAACAATTATGGCAGCAGATCCAATGGTACTTGCAAGCGTAGGAATTACGCCAGCTTTCAAAATGGGTGTTCTAATTGCCTTATTGATTGCTTTTGGGGTAAAGCTTCCGATTTTCCCTTTGCATTCATGGGTGTTAACAGTCCATGCAGAGGCGCCTATTCCAACAGTTATGATTCACTCAGGGATTTTGCTGAAAATTGGGGCATACGGTTTAATCACATTCGGTTTGAACCTGTTCCCAGCTGAGTTTGGACGTTTAGCAGTATTCATTGCAGTACTTGGTGTTGTCAATTTGTTGTACGGCGCATTTTTAGCGTTGGTCCAAACAGATTTCAAAAAGGTACTTGCTTACTCAAGTATTTCACATATGGGGATTGTTTTAATTGGTTTAGGTGCAATGAACGTAGAAGGTGTTCAAGGTGCGATATTCCAAGTTATCTCCCATGGTTTAATCTCAGCATTATTGTTCTTCATCGTTGGTATTATGTATGAACGGACAGGTACAACAGTGCTTGATTCTCTTGGTGGCTTAGCAAAAGGTATGCCTGTGGCAGCTGGATTTTTCTTAGCAGGTGCAATGGCTTCTCTTGGCTTGCCGGGAATGTCAGGGTTCATCAGTGAATTTACAGCCTTTTTAGGCTTATTTAAAGCAATGCCAGTCGTTGCGGCAGTCGGATGTTTAGGTATTATTTTAACAGCTGCTTACCTTTTAAGAGCAGTATTAGGTATTACATTCGGCCAGGCAAGCACTCGTCTTACAGGGATTTCAGATATGCGCTCAGTTGAGTATGTTCCAGTCATCGTATTGTTGGCATTTATTACTTTAATCGGTGTCTACCCTAATATTCTAACAAGTGCAATTGCGATGACACTTGAAACAATTATGATAGGGATAGGGGGGTAAGCTGATATGGATCTAGAGACATTGTTAAGCTATAATTGGGGACTTATGGCTCCAGAATACGTGATTCTTGGTACAGCTATCCTTTTATCGCTCATTGATTTGTTTATGGATAAAAAGAAAAACCGCAATGTATTAGGCTGGCTCGGAATTGCCGGCATTATCATTGCTTTAGTCATACTCATTGGTCAAATTGGCCAAGAGCCGGCTGATATTTTATTCGGTACGTATGTATTTGATCAATTTTCAACTATCTTTAAATTCATTTTCTTAGTGGGAACAGCGTTTGTCTTATTAATGGGCATCAATTACGAGCCAAAAGACGGTATCCATTATCGCGGTGAATTTTTCTATCTTATACTAGCAGCATTATTAGGTGCCATGTACATGGCTTCAAGTACAGATTTAATAACGCTATTTATTGGCCTTGAATTGCTCTCTATTTCTTCCTACATCATGGCTGGATTACGCAAGAATAATTTACAGTCAAACGAAGCTGCGATGAAGTATATCGTAAACGGGGCTATTTCAACGGCATTCATCCTGTTTGGTTTCAGTTATCTTTACGGCTTAACAGGCTCGACGAATATTTATGAAATTGGCATGGCTACGGCAAATATGTATGGTAGTGATTTATTAAATTTAGTCGGCCTAGCGTTTATTATTACATTTGTTGGTTTGTCATTTAAAATTGCAACAGTGCCATATCAAATGTGGGCACCAGATGTATATCAAGGCTCGCCAACACCTGTAACAGCATTCCTAAGTGTTGTATCGAAAACAGCTGGATTTGTCATTATCATCCGCATTTTCCTTACAACATTCCACAGCACACCAGGACTTGCTGAAGGGGACTATAACTTGTTATGGTCAATGAAGCCAATCATTGCTGTTTTAGCAGTGCTTACAATGATTGTCGGTAATACGATTGCTTTAAGGCAGAAAAACATTAAGCGTCTGTTTGCTTATTCAAGTATTGCGCATGCTGGCTACTTATTAGTTCCTTTTATTTCCTTATCACCACTATGGCTTGAAGGAATTTGGTTCTATTTAGTAGCATACTTGTTAATGAACTTAGGGATGTTTGCGATTTTACAAGTTGTTACTGACAAGATGGGTAGCGAGGAAATCTCAAGCTTTGCTGG
It contains:
- the atpD gene encoding F0F1 ATP synthase subunit beta; protein product: LEVALHLGDDTVRTVAMDSTDGLIRGIEAVDTGAPISVPVGDVTLGRVFNVLGEVIDLNDPIPAEARRDPIHRQAPTFENLSTQVEILETGIKVVDLLAPYIKGGKIGLFGGAGVGKTVLIQELINNIAQEHGGISVFAGVGERTREGNDLYHEMSDSGVIKKTAMVFGQMNEPPGARQRVALTGLTMAEYFRDEQGQDVLFFIDNIFRFTQAGSEVSALLGRMPSAVGYQPTLATEMGQLQERITSTNVGSVTSIQAIYVPADDYTDPAPATTFAHLDATTNLERKLSEMGIYPAVDPLASTSRALAPEIVGEEHYSVARQVQQTLQRYRELQDIIAILGMDELSDEDKLVVSRARRIQFFLSQNFHVAEQFTGQAGSYVPVNETVRGFKEILEGKYDDLPEDAFRLVGRIEEVVEKAKAMA
- a CDS encoding F0F1 ATP synthase subunit epsilon, with amino-acid sequence MKTTKVSVVTPDGAVVESDVEMVSVKAISGELGILPGHIPLVAPLAISAVRLKNGNTTEQVAVSGGFVEVRPDKVTILAQAAELASEIDVDRARAAKERAERRMQQAKSDDVDFKRAEFALKRAINRLNVGGRS
- a CDS encoding NADH-quinone oxidoreductase subunit A, encoding MDSLLLYQNNYLIVVVFLLLGIILPVGALTLGRFLRPFKPSTEKYTTYESGLEPFHEARVQFNVRYYIFALMFVIFDVETVFLYPWAVAYDKLGIFALIEMVIFVAMLTIGLIYAWKKKVLKWT
- a CDS encoding NADH-quinone oxidoreductase subunit B; this encodes MDLKLEDITPEEQEEFNRNVFLTTVEEIKAWARRGSIWPMTFGLACCAIEMMAAGGAHFDISRIGKEVFRASPRHADCMIVAGTVTKKMAPILRRLYDQMAEPKWVIAMGVCATAGGPYVKSYAVVKGVDQIVPVDVYIPGCPPNPAALLYGLHKLEEKIRLEAKTGKRVM
- a CDS encoding NADH-quinone oxidoreductase subunit C, producing MSEKDLEQLKKEAAEKAKAAALRKMAEKQGAGQANTTDSAPSATEPAGADAKAKAAAAAKAKAAAAAKAKAAALAKQQGGAEATEDSDAGAAALAAAGPDADDAEKAASAGAAAALQAEGATALPEGTDDKAKAIAAAKAKAAAAAKAKAAAAAKAKAAGGTTSEAGGVTAGDDEKAKAIAAAKAKAAAAAAAKAKAAGGATAGASDDKAKAIAAAKAKAAALAKAKSEGAGADAGVEAAPETPSPNQPYLDKYIKVIKDHLGDDVLEAAYINKLSLDVPTLVAKPQNYFKIAEFLKYNEQLGFDYLSEHHGSDFETHMEVYNHLYSYKNRQSVALKVKIDRNNPEIDSLTPLWPGADWPERESYDLLGISYTNHPNLTRIMLTDDWVGHPLRKDYEQYDVEV
- a CDS encoding NADH-quinone oxidoreductase subunit D, which produces MTYKIEELLLNVGPQHPSTHGVFRVILKLDGEIIKEATPVIGYLHRGTEKLAEDLQYTQIIPYTDRMDYLSAMTNNYTVVHTVETMMGLEIPEKAEYLRIIAMELGRVASHLIAFGTFLMDLGATSPFMYAVREREMILNLLNELCGARITFNYMRVGGVKWDAPDGWIEKVKEFIPYMREKAKGYHDLVTGNEIFLSRVKGVGVISKEDALAYSLSGTNLRSTGIKWDLRKDEPYSIYDRFDFEVPVGENGDVFDRYMCRMLEVMECLKIVEQACEQFPKDGDFIGKVPRIIKAPVGEAFTRIEGARGEIGCYIYSDGKKEPYRLKFRRPSFYNLQIFKKLVEGQNISDMVAILASFDIVLGEVDG
- the nuoH gene encoding NADH-quinone oxidoreductase subunit NuoH, whose translation is MMQSILQSPPGLLNFGIYFLLAALLLFTIILAFVAYCILAERKVLAFMQSRIGPNKLGGRWGLLQTVADVLKLLLKEDIIPKAVDKPLFILAPIIAFVPSFMVIATIPFTDKYQFADIGVGVLYYVAVSGISIVGVVMAAWSSNSKYSLLGGMRAGAQMISYEIPLVMSVLGVILFTGSMNLNDIVAAQQNWAFILMQPIGFLVFFISANAELARIPFDLPESESELVAGYHTEYSGFRMAFFMLSEYVYLFAMAALMTVLFLGGWNPIPGLGFIPGAVWFALKFSAVVYIFIWFRATFPRLKADTLMEFAWKVLLPVALANLFLSAFIKELFF
- the nuoI gene encoding NADH-quinone oxidoreductase subunit NuoI is translated as MKGVLKGLGYTLKELTKKPVTYDYPNEPLALPDRFRGIQKFYPEKCIVCNQCAAICPTDCIKLTGKKHPDPSKKGKIIDTYTINFEICILCDLCTEVCPTEAIIMTNNFELAEYSRDDLYKDLNYLDENDENIREVNKP
- a CDS encoding NADH-quinone oxidoreductase subunit J, whose protein sequence is MSGELLAFFILALIAIAGGVLMLNLTKVVHMVVALVFTFLALAGLYVTLSAEFVAIVQVLIYSGAVTIIMLFGIMLTKHNDEEVKKPGLLKTVFVTAGIIGFFLVMYFSINDLTLGEQALNLHENNVLQIGTELYSKYIIPFELVSVLLLVALIGAIILSKKDDKEGEAHE
- the nuoK gene encoding NADH-quinone oxidoreductase subunit NuoK — its product is MSSVPISVYLVLALVLFCIGLFGALTKRNTVIVLISIELMLNAVNLNLVAFSKYGVNPSITGQVFSLFTITVAAAEVAVGLAILIALHRNRRTVNIDEMNIMKK
- the nuoL gene encoding NADH-quinone oxidoreductase subunit L, with product MMEYAWLIPLFPLLSFVLLVIFGRSLKESSAYVGMLATLASLLLSIMVLFERLNGENVKIEGTWLTIGDTSLTAGFEVNQLNALMLFIVSLVSFLVHMYSKGYMHGDERIPVFYSYLGLFTFAMLSLVISPNLLQVYIFWELVGLGSFLLIGFYFFKEEARAAAKKAFIVTRIGDVGLFIGMILLFWQVGSFEYAEIFAAVENGTISTGWITLTAILIFIGAVGKSGQFPLHTWLPDAMEGPTPVSALIHAATMVAAGVYLVASLFPLFSASPTAMTTVAVVGGITAIFAASIGLVQRDIKRVLAYSTVSQLGYMMLALGSASYVASVFHLMTHAFFKALLFLAAGSVIHAVHTQDIEEMGGLWKKMKLTAPLFLIGTLAISGFPLLSGFFSKDEILIAAWADGRYGVFWLAVAAAFFTAFYMFRLFFLVFTGEARGEQKHAHESPGVMTFPMIILGILAVVSGYVNTPWFGTFLGDWLTEGTHSFGHAHVEGPGWIMFVATGVSLAGILLAYLMYGAKILSRDWLVKPFPAWYKLLYNKYYIDEIYHSTVVLGTRAFGYLLQIVDTYIVGGIVKGVAALVQGIGRAGAKLQDGQIQTYGTVAFFGIAVLVVIIALTGGYFG